TTTGTTTTTCACCGTCTTCGATTGTGTCCCAAGATTTCTGCAACAGCTTACAATCAAGAATTGATGACAGATTTGATGGTTTGCTGGGCGCTAAAGGGCATTCTATGACTTACCAAAGCCTACAGCATCTTGATGAGAACTTTTGGGGGCTATTCTTTAGGTTTCGAGTATTTGTTATCTTTGATGAGATTCACCACTGCGCAGGCTCTAATATTGATAATGCAAATGCTTGGGGAGAACAAATAATATTAAACATTCAAGGTAAAGCGAAATATACATTAGCACTAACAGGAACACCTTGGCGCTCAGACGCTGCTCCTATCGTCCTTTCAAAATATATAAACCATGATAACAAAATATCATGTGATTACGTTTATGGCCTTTCTGAGGCCATTCAAGATGATGTTTGCCGCGTTCCACAGATTATTGCTGTTGAGAATAATAATATTTCAGTGATTCATGGCGATGAAACTAAAACTTTTACCAGCTTTGAGTCTTTGCTCTCTCAGTCAATCGTTTCTTATCAAGAAATTATTGAAAACGAAAAGGTCATTAACTACATAATTTCTTCAGCACAAAAAAAAACTAACTACAATAAGAGTAAATAACCCAGACGCAGCTGGATTAATCGTTGCATCGTCCATTAAGCATGCAAAACATATTTCAAGGCTAATAAAAGCTAATTTTGATGAAAATGCAGTTGTTGTTACGTACAGAGAAAATGACCCAAGTACTATTATTCAACAATTTAGACAGGAAAAGACTAAATGGATCATTTCGGTTGGAATGATTAGTGAAGGAACTAATATCCCTCGATTACAGGTTTGTTGCCACCTCACCAATATCAAAACAGAAATGCATTTTAGGCAGATTTTAGGCAGAATACTGAGAATGACAATCTCTAAAAATAAAGAAGCCATTTTGTACATGCCTGCTGAACCAAAGCTGTTGGAATATGCTTATAGAGTTAAGCAAGATGTGCCTTTTGAGGCTGATGTTGTTAAGTTTGAAAAGATGAAAAAGAGTGATGAAAAGAATGCTAATAATACAACTATTGCAGAGATTTCATTCGATAGAGAAAAGAAAGTTAGACCTCGATTAGAACTAAAAAGTTTTGGGGTAAAACGTTATCCGTTATTATATCGTCCCAGTGAGCTTAGCGAACGATTTGAACCAGTTGTTGAACGAAGCCGCTCTGCGGCAGAAAAGATAAAAGCCCATCTTTCCTCCCATCATAAATACTTACTAGACCCGCCTAATAGGCATTAACTAGGAGTATCACCATGAAAACTCACGAACAACAACGCTTTGATTTTCTTTATGAACAACTTCTTACCAATTTAACCCTGCAAGACAAGCGGCCTGCTACCATCGATGCTTACAGTCGCCACGTTAGGCGTATCAGTGCTTATTTTTACTGTTGCGCTGACAAACTTTTAACCACGAATTTAAAGAGTTACTTTGCTGATTTAATTGCCTCTCACTCTTGCTGTACCGTAAAACTCGACCGTAATGTATTACAGTTTTTCTATTGATATGTCCTTAACCAACACTGGGAGTGGCTGAGTATTGTTAAGCCACCGCAGGTCAAATGCTTACCTGATATTTTGGCCACTGCCGAATTGAGCAGGAAGTCATATCAAGCCAAACCACTCAAGCGTATCTATATCCCAAAAAAGAATAGCAAACTTAGACCTCTTGGTATCCAATGCATGATAGAGCGCAGCAAGCGCTTCATCTTCTAGCCTTGGAGCCTACTTCGGAAACGTTAGCCGACCTCAATAGCTATGGATTTCGACCTAACCGAAGCACAGCGGATGCCATTGCCCAGTGCTTCAAATGTTTGTGTCTGAAGCGCTCTAGCCAATGGGTACTTGAGGGTGACA
The Shewanella vesiculosa DNA segment above includes these coding regions:
- a CDS encoding phage integrase N-terminal SAM-like domain-containing protein; the protein is MKTHEQQRFDFLYEQLLTNLTLQDKRPATIDAYSRHVRRISAYFYCCADKLLTTNLKSYFADLIASHSCCTVKLDRNVLQFFY
- a CDS encoding helicase-related protein produces the protein MSRLIKANFDENAVVVTYRENDPSTIIQQFRQEKTKWIISVGMISEGTNIPRLQVCCHLTNIKTEMHFRQILGRILRMTISKNKEAILYMPAEPKLLEYAYRVKQDVPFEADVVKFEKMKKSDEKNANNTTIAEISFDREKKVRPRLELKSFGVKRYPLLYRPSELSERFEPVVERSRSAAEKIKAHLSSHHKYLLDPPNRH
- a CDS encoding DEAD/DEAH box helicase — encoded protein: MKLRKWQKSCINRASKQYLSGNNHFLALATPGSGKTLMASELANHLLKNNLIDLVICFSPSSIVSQDFCNSLQSRIDDRFDGLLGAKGHSMTYQSLQHLDENFWGLFFRFRVFVIFDEIHHCAGSNIDNANAWGEQIILNIQGKAKYTLALTGTPWRSDAAPIVLSKYINHDNKISCDYVYGLSEAIQDDVCRVPQIIAVENNNISVIHGDETKTFTSFESLLSQSIVSYQEIIENEKVINYIISSAQKKTNYNKSK